In Anaerolineales bacterium, the following proteins share a genomic window:
- a CDS encoding FAD-dependent oxidoreductase produces MNEAKVTVYGAYWCPDCRRAKKFLGENFVPYKWVDIEQDKTAEEYVLGRNNGKRIIPTIVFEDDTFLVEPSNAELAKKLGLKTEASKTYYDLIIIGGGPAGLTAAIYASREGADVLLIERSGLGGQAGITVGLDNFPGFPEGISGQEFSDRVAQQARRFGVEILQAVDVERLEMEEGYHEVYTSDGKHYHSLAVLIATGASYRRLEVPGEDDYIGAGIHFCATCDGPFYKGSKEIVVVGGGNSAVEEGLHLTNFTEKVTLLVRGDKLTASQIAVDKVNEPNSGVDVKYNVIVDAFKGKDSKLKTIKYHYKDSDKAEEIHPAAAFIFIGQMPNTGFLKDYVELDKYGFVLTGHDLTHDAHADHKPLPFETSVSGIFVAGDARHGSTKQVASAVGEGAAASISIREFLRRSE; encoded by the coding sequence ATGAACGAAGCAAAGGTTACTGTCTATGGCGCGTATTGGTGTCCTGATTGCCGCCGCGCGAAGAAATTTTTAGGCGAGAATTTTGTTCCATATAAATGGGTTGACATCGAGCAAGATAAAACCGCCGAGGAGTATGTGCTGGGGCGTAACAACGGCAAGCGCATCATCCCGACGATCGTGTTCGAGGACGATACTTTTCTTGTCGAACCGTCTAATGCGGAGTTGGCGAAAAAACTGGGACTCAAAACCGAAGCGTCGAAAACATACTATGATCTGATCATCATCGGTGGCGGACCTGCTGGGCTGACCGCCGCGATCTACGCCTCCCGCGAAGGCGCGGACGTGTTGCTCATCGAACGATCGGGGCTCGGCGGGCAGGCTGGCATCACGGTGGGACTCGACAACTTCCCTGGCTTTCCTGAAGGCATCAGCGGGCAGGAATTCTCCGACCGCGTGGCTCAACAGGCGCGGCGATTCGGAGTGGAAATTTTGCAGGCTGTGGATGTCGAACGACTTGAAATGGAGGAAGGCTACCATGAAGTGTACACCTCCGATGGCAAGCATTATCACTCGCTGGCAGTGTTGATCGCCACAGGCGCTTCGTATCGCAGGTTGGAAGTGCCCGGCGAGGACGATTACATCGGCGCGGGGATTCACTTCTGCGCGACGTGCGATGGTCCGTTTTACAAAGGTTCGAAGGAGATCGTTGTGGTTGGTGGCGGCAATTCGGCGGTGGAGGAAGGCTTGCACCTCACCAACTTTACCGAGAAAGTGACGCTCCTCGTCCGTGGTGATAAATTGACGGCGAGCCAAATCGCTGTGGACAAAGTCAACGAGCCGAACTCTGGCGTGGATGTTAAGTACAACGTCATTGTGGATGCGTTCAAGGGAAAAGACTCGAAACTCAAGACGATCAAATATCACTACAAAGACAGTGACAAAGCGGAGGAAATCCATCCCGCCGCGGCGTTCATCTTCATCGGGCAGATGCCGAATACAGGTTTCCTGAAAGACTATGTGGAATTGGATAAGTATGGATTCGTGTTGACAGGTCACGACCTCACACATGACGCTCATGCCGACCATAAACCTCTTCCATTCGAGACGAGCGTTTCGGGAATTTTCGTCGCTGGGGACGCGCGTCATGGAAGCACCAAACAGGTCGCTTCGGCAGTGGGCGAGGGCGCGGCGGCTTCTATCTCGATAAGGGAATTCTTGCGGAGAAGTGAATGA
- the pabB gene encoding aminodeoxychorismate synthase component I — translation MIPMGEIVLRDGDAWIHFANHQRVIVAEQLQEVLPALREIEDAANSGLYAAGFLSYESAPAFDEAHQTHASSGFPLLWFGLYPQPRFLSLPKPASPKPALTWSPTVDRATYNSAIDSVRARIAEGRTYQVNYTMRLKTEFNADAWNFFLHLAQGQNNHAAYVDTGRFAIASASPELFFQLDGETVTCRPMKGTTRRGRTNAEDVKQAEWLKESEKNRAENVMIVDMIRNDLGRIAKTGSVHVPELFAVEKYPTLWQMTSTVKAQNDASLTKIFSALFPCASITGAPKVSTMRIISELETTPRKIYTGSIGYIAPNRKAKFNVAIRTALIDRETQTAEYGVGGGIVWDSTSADEYEEALLKARVLTESPPQFSLLETVLWTPEEGFFLRDKHITRLLDSAEYFDFPISNISRWSSSREAAYRDHSAASKYTEAKEIVENYLNQLASTFTSPQRVRLLLDKHGNITSEHAPFQPTDNPFRVRLADKPINSNDVFLFHKTTHRKIFDDARERFSDYDDILLFNERGELTEFTIGNLVVEMDGKLLTPPISCGLLAGTFREYLLETGQAEERVVHKDELKKCTKIYLVNSVRKWQEVDFKIT, via the coding sequence ATCAACGCGTGATAGTCGCCGAACAATTACAGGAAGTTCTGCCCGCCCTGCGCGAGATCGAAGACGCGGCAAACAGCGGACTCTACGCGGCGGGATTCCTCAGTTACGAGTCCGCGCCCGCATTTGACGAAGCGCATCAGACCCACGCTTCGTCTGGATTCCCCCTCCTTTGGTTTGGACTCTACCCTCAGCCCCGCTTCCTTTCCCTGCCTAAGCCTGCCTCGCCCAAACCAGCCTTGACCTGGTCCCCCACCGTTGACCGCGCCACGTACAACTCCGCCATCGATTCGGTCCGCGCCCGAATCGCCGAAGGACGGACGTATCAAGTCAATTACACGATGCGACTCAAAACTGAGTTCAACGCCGACGCGTGGAATTTCTTCCTCCACCTCGCGCAGGGACAGAACAACCACGCCGCATACGTTGACACAGGAAGATTCGCCATCGCCTCCGCGTCGCCCGAATTATTCTTTCAACTCGACGGCGAGACCGTCACTTGCCGCCCGATGAAAGGGACAACGCGTCGAGGGCGCACAAACGCCGAAGATGTGAAGCAGGCTGAATGGTTGAAAGAATCGGAGAAGAACCGCGCTGAGAACGTCATGATCGTGGACATGATTCGCAACGATCTGGGTCGCATCGCAAAGACGGGTAGCGTCCATGTGCCCGAGTTGTTCGCCGTCGAAAAATATCCCACCCTTTGGCAAATGACATCAACCGTAAAAGCGCAAAACGACGCGTCGCTCACTAAAATTTTCAGCGCGCTATTTCCGTGCGCGTCCATCACGGGCGCGCCAAAGGTCAGCACGATGCGGATCATTTCCGAACTCGAAACGACGCCGCGAAAAATTTACACAGGAAGCATCGGTTACATTGCGCCGAATCGCAAAGCGAAATTCAACGTCGCCATCCGAACCGCCTTGATAGACCGTGAAACGCAAACCGCAGAATACGGCGTCGGCGGCGGCATCGTCTGGGACTCGACCAGCGCTGACGAATACGAGGAGGCGTTGCTCAAAGCCCGTGTGCTGACCGAATCGCCGCCACAATTTTCCCTGCTCGAAACTGTGTTGTGGACTCCCGAAGAAGGATTCTTCCTGCGCGACAAACACATCACGCGCCTGCTGGATTCAGCAGAATATTTTGATTTTCCAATTTCAAATATATCTCGGTGGTCGAGTAGCCGCGAAGCGGCATATCGAGACCACAGCGCCGCTTCAAAATATACGGAAGCAAAAGAGATTGTCGAAAACTATCTCAATCAACTCGCTTCAACCTTCACATCCCCTCAACGTGTTCGATTGCTTTTAGACAAACACGGAAATATCACGTCCGAACATGCGCCATTCCAACCTACGGACAATCCCTTCCGCGTTCGGCTGGCGGACAAACCCATCAACTCAAACGACGTGTTTCTTTTTCACAAAACCACACATCGAAAAATATTTGACGACGCTCGCGAGCGCTTTTCTGACTATGACGACATCCTCCTCTTCAATGAACGCGGTGAGCTGACCGAGTTCACCATCGGCAACCTCGTCGTCGAAATGGACGGCAAATTGTTAACGCCGCCAATCTCATGCGGCTTGCTCGCAGGGACATTCCGTGAATATTTACTTGAAACGGGACAAGCGGAGGAAAGAGTAGTTCACAAAGACGAATTGAAAAAATGCACAAAAATCTATCTCGTCAATTCGGTGAGGAAGTGGCAGGAAGTTGATTTCAAGATCACGTGA